From Streptomyces sp. TLI_235, a single genomic window includes:
- a CDS encoding DNA-binding MarR family transcriptional regulator encodes MRPHDLEADSRRYLASYALFNQAVADRLGLHPTDVQCLNLLGLERGPLTTGRIAELTGLTSGSATRLVDRLERAGYVTRRRDEEDRRRVLVEPVPEAAARLGTLWGELGEGWAAMLAEYSEEELEFLARHMRRTTELADRQVRLLREGR; translated from the coding sequence ATGCGGCCGCACGACCTCGAAGCCGACTCCCGCCGCTACCTCGCCTCGTACGCGCTGTTCAACCAGGCGGTGGCGGACCGGCTCGGGCTGCACCCCACCGACGTGCAGTGCCTGAACCTGCTGGGCCTGGAGCGGGGCCCGCTGACGACCGGGCGGATCGCCGAACTCACCGGCCTCACCAGCGGCTCGGCCACCCGCCTGGTGGACCGACTGGAGCGGGCCGGATACGTCACCCGGCGGCGCGACGAGGAGGACCGCCGGCGGGTGCTGGTCGAGCCGGTACCGGAGGCGGCGGCCCGCCTCGGCACACTCTGGGGCGAACTCGGCGAGGGCTGGGCCGCCATGCTGGCCGAGTACAGCGAGGAGGAGCTGGAATTCCTCGCCCGCCACATGCGCCGCACCACCGAACTCGCCGACCGCCAGGTCCGGCTGCTCCGCGAAGGCCGGTAG
- a CDS encoding GTP pyrophosphokinase codes for MPDEVVPTAEATAPESRPASSGAGPARPGPPPGHRSSSGGGMRARLARLGGQRSSAVNPVLEPLFRTIRANDPKADPVLLKEIEKAYAVAEKWHRGQKRKSGDPYITHPLAVATILAELGMDAPTLMAGLLHDTVEDTDYGLETLRQDFGDSVALLVDGVTKLDRVKFGEAAQAETVRKMVVAMAKDPRVLVIKLADRLHNMRTMRYLKREKQEKKARETLEIYAPLAHRLGMNTIKWELEDLAFAILYPKMYDEIVRLVAERAPKRDEYLATVIDQVQGDLRGARIQVQVTGRPKHYYSVYQKMIVRGRDFAEIYDLVGIRVLVDTVRDCYAALGTIHARWNPVPGRFKDYIAMPKFNMYQSLHTTVIGPGGKPVELQIRTFDMHRRAEYGIAAHWKYKQRAVAGASKVRTDTPAHGRKHDKADAVNEMAWLRQLLDWQKETEDPSEFLESLRFDLSSNEVFVFTPKGDVIALPAKATPVDFAFAVHTEVGYRCIGARVNGRLVPLESELENGDTVEVFTSKAENAGPSRDWLTFVKSPRARNKIRAWFSKERREEAIEHGKEAIARAMRKQGLPIQRILTGDSLVTLAHEMRYPDISSLYAAIGEGHVAAQSIVQKLVQALGGEEGATEDLAETATPTHQSRSLRRRAKGDPGVIVKGVEDLWVKLSRCCTPVPGDPIVGFVTRGNGVSIHRSDCVNVEALAQQPERMIEVEWAATQSSVFLVAIQVEALDRSRLLSDVTRVLSDQHVNILSAAVQTSRDRVAMSRFTFEMGDPKHLGHVLKAVRGVEGVYDVYRVTSAKK; via the coding sequence TTGCCCGACGAGGTTGTGCCCACCGCGGAGGCCACCGCGCCCGAGAGCCGTCCCGCTTCCTCCGGGGCCGGCCCGGCGCGTCCAGGCCCGCCGCCCGGCCACCGGTCCTCCTCCGGCGGCGGCATGCGCGCCCGCCTGGCCCGGCTCGGCGGCCAGCGCAGCAGCGCGGTCAACCCCGTCCTGGAGCCGCTGTTCCGCACCATCCGGGCGAACGACCCGAAGGCCGACCCGGTCCTGCTCAAGGAGATCGAGAAGGCGTACGCGGTCGCCGAGAAGTGGCACCGTGGGCAGAAGCGCAAGAGCGGCGACCCGTACATCACCCACCCGCTGGCGGTGGCGACCATCCTCGCCGAGCTCGGCATGGACGCCCCCACCCTGATGGCGGGGCTGCTGCACGACACCGTCGAGGACACCGACTACGGCCTGGAGACGCTGCGCCAGGACTTCGGCGACTCGGTCGCCCTGCTGGTCGACGGCGTCACCAAGCTGGACCGGGTCAAGTTCGGCGAGGCCGCGCAGGCCGAGACGGTGCGCAAGATGGTCGTCGCGATGGCCAAGGACCCGCGCGTCCTGGTGATCAAGCTCGCCGACCGGCTGCACAACATGCGCACCATGCGCTACCTCAAGCGGGAGAAGCAGGAGAAGAAGGCCCGCGAGACGCTGGAGATCTACGCCCCGCTGGCGCACCGGCTGGGCATGAACACGATCAAGTGGGAGCTGGAGGACCTCGCCTTCGCGATCCTCTACCCCAAGATGTACGACGAGATCGTGCGCCTGGTGGCCGAGCGCGCGCCCAAGCGCGACGAGTACCTCGCCACCGTGATCGACCAGGTGCAGGGCGACCTGCGCGGGGCCAGGATCCAGGTCCAGGTCACCGGTCGGCCGAAGCACTACTACTCGGTCTACCAGAAGATGATCGTGCGGGGCCGCGACTTCGCCGAGATCTACGACCTGGTGGGCATCCGGGTCCTGGTCGACACCGTCCGCGACTGCTACGCGGCGCTGGGCACCATCCACGCGCGGTGGAACCCGGTGCCGGGGCGGTTCAAGGACTACATCGCGATGCCCAAGTTCAACATGTACCAGTCGCTGCACACGACGGTCATCGGGCCCGGCGGCAAGCCGGTCGAGCTGCAGATCCGCACCTTCGACATGCACCGCCGCGCCGAGTACGGCATCGCCGCGCACTGGAAGTACAAGCAGCGGGCGGTGGCCGGCGCCTCCAAGGTCCGCACCGACACCCCCGCGCACGGCCGCAAGCACGACAAGGCCGACGCCGTCAACGAGATGGCCTGGCTGCGGCAGCTGCTGGACTGGCAGAAGGAGACCGAGGACCCGAGCGAGTTCCTGGAGTCGCTGCGCTTCGACCTCTCCAGCAACGAGGTCTTCGTCTTCACCCCCAAGGGTGATGTGATAGCGCTGCCCGCGAAGGCCACCCCGGTGGACTTCGCCTTCGCCGTGCACACCGAGGTCGGATACCGCTGCATCGGCGCCCGGGTCAACGGCCGGCTGGTGCCGCTGGAGTCCGAGCTGGAGAACGGCGACACCGTCGAGGTCTTCACCTCCAAGGCTGAGAACGCCGGCCCCTCCCGGGACTGGCTCACCTTCGTCAAGTCGCCGCGCGCCCGCAACAAGATCCGCGCCTGGTTCTCCAAGGAACGCCGCGAGGAGGCCATCGAGCACGGCAAGGAGGCCATCGCCCGGGCGATGCGCAAGCAGGGTCTGCCGATCCAGCGCATCCTCACCGGAGACTCGCTGGTCACCCTGGCGCACGAGATGCGCTACCCGGACATCTCCTCGCTCTACGCCGCGATCGGCGAGGGCCACGTCGCCGCGCAGTCCATCGTGCAGAAGCTGGTGCAGGCGCTCGGCGGCGAGGAGGGCGCCACCGAGGACCTCGCCGAGACGGCCACCCCGACGCACCAGAGCCGCTCGCTGCGCCGCCGTGCCAAGGGCGACCCGGGTGTGATCGTCAAGGGCGTGGAGGACCTCTGGGTCAAGCTGTCGCGCTGCTGCACCCCGGTGCCGGGCGACCCGATCGTCGGCTTCGTGACCCGTGGCAACGGCGTGTCGATCCACCGCTCGGACTGCGTGAACGTCGAGGCGCTCGCGCAGCAGCCGGAGCGGATGATCGAGGTCGAGTGGGCGGCCACCCAGTCCTCGGTGTTCCTGGTGGCCATCCAGGTCGAGGCGCTGGACCGCTCGCGCCTGCTGTCGGACGTCACCCGGGTGCTCTCCGACCAGCACGTCAACATCCTGTCGGCGGCGGTGCAGACCTCCCGGGACCGGGTGGCGATGAGCCGCTTCACCTTCGAGATGGGCGACCCCAAGCACCTCGGCCACGTTCTGAAGGCCGTCCGCGGCGTCGAGGGCGTGTACGACGTCTACCGGGTGACCTCCGCCAAGAAGTAG
- a CDS encoding preprotein translocase subunit SecF — protein MSLRNIGHRLYQGEVSFDFVGKRKIWYSISGVIVLVAAIGLAMGLHLGIEFKGGSVYTVEKSGLTVSQAQDAANKITGDSTPQVQKTGDGKIRIQVSSEEKISGPAFSQELSKEIGVPTKDIDAQVIGPSWGKQISQKALLGLVVFMVLVTAYLAIAFEWRMALAALVALIHDLLITIGVYALVGFEVTPGTVIGFLTILGYSLYDTVVVFDTVKENTRGITKQNRRTYSEAANLGLNQTLVRSINTTVVALLPVTALLFIGGGMLGAGTLNDISLALFIGLAAGAYSSICVATPLLAQLKEQTPEMRALAKRVAQRRAADAKAAEAAGGAEETAEDGEEVGAGMVGQRNQPVARTRGKGRPSGKR, from the coding sequence ATGTCCCTTCGGAACATCGGCCACCGGCTCTACCAGGGCGAGGTCAGCTTCGACTTCGTCGGCAAGCGCAAGATCTGGTACTCCATCTCGGGCGTCATCGTCCTCGTGGCGGCGATCGGCCTGGCCATGGGCCTGCACCTGGGCATCGAGTTCAAGGGCGGCTCGGTCTACACCGTCGAGAAGTCCGGCCTGACGGTGTCGCAGGCGCAGGACGCCGCGAACAAGATCACCGGTGACTCCACCCCGCAGGTCCAGAAGACCGGCGACGGCAAGATCCGCATCCAGGTCAGCTCCGAGGAGAAGATCAGCGGCCCGGCGTTCTCCCAGGAGCTCTCCAAGGAGATCGGCGTCCCGACCAAGGACATCGACGCCCAGGTGATCGGCCCCTCCTGGGGCAAGCAGATCTCCCAGAAGGCCCTGCTCGGCCTGGTCGTCTTCATGGTGCTGGTCACCGCCTACCTGGCGATCGCCTTCGAGTGGCGGATGGCGTTGGCCGCCCTGGTCGCGCTGATCCACGACCTGCTGATCACCATCGGCGTCTACGCCCTGGTGGGCTTCGAGGTCACCCCCGGTACCGTGATCGGCTTCCTGACGATCCTCGGATACTCGCTCTACGACACGGTCGTCGTCTTCGACACCGTGAAGGAGAACACCCGGGGCATCACCAAGCAGAACAGGCGCACCTACAGCGAGGCCGCCAACCTGGGCCTCAACCAGACCCTGGTGCGTTCGATCAACACCACCGTGGTGGCCCTGCTGCCGGTCACGGCGCTGCTGTTCATCGGCGGCGGCATGCTCGGCGCCGGCACGCTGAACGACATCTCGCTCGCGCTGTTCATCGGTCTGGCGGCCGGTGCGTACTCGTCGATCTGCGTCGCCACCCCGCTGCTCGCGCAGCTCAAGGAGCAGACCCCGGAGATGCGGGCGCTCGCCAAGCGGGTCGCCCAGCGCCGCGCGGCGGACGCCAAGGCCGCCGAGGCGGCCGGCGGCGCCGAGGAGACGGCGGAGGACGGCGAGGAGGTCGGCGCCGGCATGGTCGGCCAGCGCAACCAGCCGGTCGCCCGCACCCGCGGCAAGGGCCGTCCGTCCGGCAAGCGCTGA
- a CDS encoding adenine phosphoribosyltransferase, whose translation MTSPDPVLAELLTSRIRDVPDYPKPGVLFKDIAPLLADAEAFGALTRALAGRAAELGATKVVGLEARGFVLAAPAAFAAGLGFVPIRKKGKLPGDVFARSYDLEYGSATLEVQCDAFAPGERVLVVDDVLATGGTLGASLDLVREAGAALAGVVVLMELGFLDGRERLSGHLAGAPLDALVTV comes from the coding sequence GTGACCTCGCCCGACCCCGTCCTCGCCGAGCTGCTGACCAGCCGGATCAGGGACGTCCCGGACTACCCGAAGCCCGGCGTGCTGTTCAAGGACATCGCGCCGCTGCTCGCCGACGCCGAGGCCTTCGGCGCGCTCACCCGGGCGCTGGCCGGCCGCGCCGCCGAGCTCGGGGCGACCAAGGTGGTCGGCCTGGAGGCCCGCGGCTTCGTGCTCGCCGCCCCGGCGGCCTTCGCGGCCGGCCTCGGCTTCGTGCCGATCCGCAAGAAGGGCAAGCTGCCCGGCGACGTCTTCGCCCGCTCCTACGACCTCGAGTACGGCTCCGCCACGCTGGAGGTGCAGTGCGACGCCTTCGCGCCCGGCGAGCGGGTGCTGGTGGTCGACGACGTGCTCGCCACCGGCGGCACCCTCGGGGCCTCGCTGGACCTCGTCCGGGAGGCCGGCGCGGCGCTGGCCGGCGTGGTCGTCCTGATGGAGCTGGGCTTCCTGGACGGCCGCGAGCGGCTCTCCGGGCACCTCGCCGGGGCCCCGCTGGACGCCCTCGTCACGGTCTGA
- a CDS encoding glyoxylase-like metal-dependent hydrolase (beta-lactamase superfamily II) yields MFVAGFPAGAWGTNCYLVAPAAGEECVIVDPGHEAAQGVEDLIREHRLKPVAVLLTHGHIDHIASVMPVCGARGIPAWIHPEDRYMMKDPGRGLGRSLGQQLMGSITVGEPDDVRELTDGSVLELAGLELTVDHAPGHTGGSVTFRTPSSDDIPPVLFSGDLLFAGSIGRTDLPGGDSKAIMESLARVCLPLDDATVVLSGHGSQTTIGRERATNPYLLQAAGALDAPAHPRRGM; encoded by the coding sequence GTGTTCGTCGCCGGATTTCCCGCCGGAGCCTGGGGCACCAACTGCTACCTGGTCGCACCGGCCGCCGGCGAGGAGTGCGTGATCGTCGACCCCGGCCACGAGGCCGCGCAGGGCGTCGAGGACCTGATCCGCGAGCACCGGCTCAAGCCGGTCGCGGTGCTGCTCACCCACGGCCACATCGACCACATCGCCTCCGTGATGCCGGTCTGCGGCGCCCGCGGCATCCCGGCGTGGATCCACCCCGAGGACCGCTACATGATGAAGGACCCGGGCCGCGGCCTGGGCCGGTCGCTCGGGCAGCAGCTCATGGGCTCGATCACCGTCGGCGAGCCGGACGACGTCCGCGAACTCACCGACGGCAGCGTGCTGGAGCTGGCCGGCCTGGAGCTCACCGTCGACCACGCGCCCGGCCATACCGGGGGGTCGGTGACCTTCCGGACGCCCTCGAGCGACGACATCCCACCGGTGCTGTTCTCGGGCGACCTGCTGTTCGCCGGCTCCATCGGGCGCACGGATCTCCCGGGCGGCGACAGCAAGGCGATCATGGAATCGCTGGCCCGGGTCTGCCTGCCCCTCGACGACGCCACCGTGGTCCTCTCCGGCCACGGCTCCCAGACCACCATCGGCCGTGAGCGCGCGACCAACCCGTACCTCCTGCAGGCGGCCGGCGCGCTGGACGCTCCGGCCCACCCGCGACGAGGAATGTGA
- a CDS encoding preprotein translocase subunit SecD: MATPKSRQRDGYPGRALALILVVAVGLVALMFWTGDKTPRLGIDLAGGTSVTLTAKSDDKAAINKSNMDIATGIIQKRVNGMGVSEAEVQTQGDSNIIVNIPNGGDKQAAIEQIGTTAKLYFRPVVALAPTGVDPSALNTGSPSPSASGSASPSSGASANASGTSASPSGKPSASASKAGRAVSDALKADPSASASPSATASGSAAAAPSGGATPSAPTSMSPEQLTAALTQGTVPADVQQQFAALDCSKPEQRKDFQTDPKKNAVACSYDKEQGVWYKFALGPVAVNGADVSKAQALFDTQRAGGWQVDLSFDDNGSKAFATTTGTLATQASPANQFAIVLDGKVVSHPYVSQSITGGSATISGSFSQDDAKGLANVLSYGALPLTFDMSDVTTVSPQLGGDQLQAGLIAGAIGLVLVVIYSLVYYRGLGLVSIAGLLVSAILTYSIMCLLGSSIGFALNLPAVCGAIVAIGITADSFIVYFERIRDEVREGAPLRPAVQRAWPRARRTILVSDFVSFLCAAVLYVVSVGKVQGFAFTLGLTTLLDVVVIFLFTKPLITLLARRKFFANGHPWSGLDPKRLGARPPIRGSRRRSSANAPKEA; this comes from the coding sequence GTGGCAACACCCAAGTCGCGCCAGCGCGACGGCTACCCGGGGCGGGCGCTGGCCCTGATCCTCGTGGTCGCCGTCGGTCTGGTCGCCCTCATGTTCTGGACGGGCGACAAGACGCCCCGTCTCGGAATCGACCTCGCCGGTGGCACCAGCGTCACCCTGACCGCAAAGTCGGATGACAAGGCCGCGATCAACAAGTCCAACATGGACATCGCGACCGGCATCATCCAGAAGCGCGTCAACGGTATGGGCGTCTCCGAGGCGGAGGTCCAGACCCAGGGCGACAGCAACATCATCGTCAACATCCCCAATGGCGGTGACAAGCAGGCGGCGATCGAGCAGATCGGCACGACTGCCAAGCTCTACTTCCGTCCCGTGGTCGCGCTCGCGCCCACCGGCGTCGACCCCTCGGCCCTGAACACCGGCTCGCCGTCGCCCTCGGCCTCCGGCTCGGCCAGCCCGTCCTCGGGTGCCTCGGCGAACGCCTCCGGGACCTCGGCGAGCCCCTCCGGCAAGCCCTCCGCCAGCGCCAGCAAGGCCGGCCGTGCGGTGAGCGACGCGCTGAAGGCCGACCCGTCGGCCTCCGCCTCGCCCTCGGCCACCGCCTCCGGCTCGGCCGCGGCCGCCCCGAGCGGCGGCGCCACCCCGTCCGCGCCGACCAGCATGAGCCCCGAGCAGCTGACCGCCGCGCTCACCCAGGGCACCGTGCCGGCCGACGTCCAGCAGCAGTTCGCCGCGCTGGACTGCTCCAAGCCGGAGCAGCGCAAGGACTTCCAGACCGACCCGAAGAAGAACGCGGTCGCCTGCTCCTACGACAAGGAGCAGGGCGTCTGGTACAAGTTCGCGCTCGGCCCGGTCGCCGTGAACGGCGCCGACGTGTCCAAGGCCCAGGCCCTGTTCGACACCCAGCGGGCCGGCGGCTGGCAGGTCGACCTGTCGTTCGACGACAACGGCTCCAAGGCCTTCGCGACCACCACCGGCACGCTGGCCACCCAGGCCTCCCCGGCCAACCAGTTCGCCATCGTCCTGGACGGCAAGGTGGTCTCCCACCCGTACGTCAGCCAGTCGATCACCGGCGGCTCGGCCACCATCTCCGGCAGCTTCAGCCAGGACGACGCCAAGGGCCTCGCCAACGTGCTGAGCTACGGCGCGCTGCCGCTGACCTTCGACATGAGCGACGTCACCACCGTCTCCCCGCAGCTCGGTGGCGACCAGCTGCAGGCCGGCCTGATCGCCGGCGCCATCGGCCTGGTGCTCGTGGTCATCTACTCGCTGGTCTACTACCGCGGCCTCGGCCTGGTCTCGATCGCCGGTCTGCTCGTCTCGGCGATCCTGACCTACTCGATCATGTGCCTGCTCGGCAGCAGCATCGGCTTCGCGCTGAACCTGCCGGCGGTCTGCGGAGCGATCGTCGCGATCGGTATCACCGCGGACTCCTTCATCGTGTACTTCGAGCGGATCCGCGACGAGGTCCGTGAGGGCGCCCCGCTGCGGCCCGCCGTGCAGCGCGCCTGGCCGCGTGCCCGTCGCACCATCCTGGTCTCCGACTTCGTGTCGTTCCTGTGTGCCGCGGTGCTGTACGTCGTCTCGGTCGGCAAGGTCCAGGGCTTCGCGTTCACGCTGGGCCTGACCACCCTGCTCGACGTCGTGGTGATCTTCCTGTTCACCAAGCCGCTGATCACCCTGCTGGCCCGGCGGAAGTTCTTCGCGAACGGCCACCCGTGGTCCGGCCTCGACCCGAAGCGGCTCGGCGCCCGCCCGCCGATCCGCGGCAGCCGTCGCCGTTCCTCCGCCAACGCCCCCAAGGAGGCCTGA
- a CDS encoding preprotein translocase subunit YajC, which translates to MANLIILILPVVAIFLMFRSQKKRQQQAASMQATLQPGAGVRTIGGMYAQVKAVNDETVELELAPGVVAHYTKGAIAAVLEPLEYDAIINGRPVEADEEPAADAETAEDGEKPLSLAKDADADASETK; encoded by the coding sequence GTGGCTAATCTCATCATCCTCATTCTTCCGGTTGTCGCGATCTTCCTGATGTTCCGCTCGCAGAAGAAGCGGCAGCAGCAGGCGGCGTCGATGCAGGCGACGCTCCAGCCGGGCGCCGGCGTGCGGACGATCGGTGGCATGTACGCCCAGGTCAAGGCGGTCAACGACGAGACCGTCGAGCTGGAGCTCGCCCCCGGCGTGGTGGCCCACTACACCAAGGGCGCCATCGCCGCCGTGCTGGAGCCGCTCGAGTACGACGCGATCATCAACGGCCGCCCGGTGGAGGCCGACGAGGAGCCGGCCGCCGACGCCGAGACCGCCGAGGACGGCGAGAAGCCGCTGAGCCTCGCCAAGGACGCCGACGCCGACGCGTCCGAGACCAAGTAG
- a CDS encoding peptidyl-prolyl cis-trans isomerase B (cyclophilin B), with translation MVSSEQRRRQLAREKYERQMQRRAEAQQHARKRNVLVGAAVAVAVVAAAGTAWALSGSDGDKKDAAAAPTPTAAAPVKGCTTPAPGSPNGKQFKSEPAMTVDTKAAYTMTLDTSCGKITIALDAAKAPHTVNSFAFLSNEKYFDHTKCHRLTTEGIYVLQCGDPTGTGSGGPGYQFADENLTGATYPAGTVAMANAGPGTNGSQFFLVYKDTQLPPSYTPFGKVTGGLDVVQNIASGGVQGGGADGAPVADMVLNSVTTAKG, from the coding sequence GTGGTCAGCAGCGAACAGCGGCGGCGGCAGCTCGCCCGCGAGAAGTACGAGCGCCAGATGCAGCGGCGCGCCGAGGCCCAGCAGCATGCGCGCAAGCGCAACGTGCTGGTCGGCGCCGCCGTGGCCGTCGCGGTGGTCGCGGCCGCCGGCACGGCCTGGGCGCTCAGCGGCTCGGACGGCGACAAGAAGGACGCGGCCGCCGCCCCGACGCCGACCGCGGCCGCGCCGGTCAAGGGCTGCACCACGCCGGCCCCGGGCTCGCCGAACGGCAAGCAGTTCAAGTCCGAGCCGGCCATGACGGTGGACACCAAGGCCGCCTACACGATGACGCTGGACACCAGCTGCGGCAAGATCACCATCGCGCTGGACGCCGCCAAGGCCCCGCACACGGTGAACTCCTTCGCGTTCCTGTCGAACGAGAAGTACTTCGACCACACGAAGTGCCACCGCCTCACCACCGAGGGCATCTACGTGCTGCAGTGCGGCGACCCGACCGGCACCGGTTCGGGCGGCCCGGGCTACCAGTTCGCGGACGAGAACCTGACCGGCGCGACGTACCCGGCCGGCACGGTGGCGATGGCCAACGCCGGCCCGGGCACCAACGGCAGCCAGTTCTTCCTGGTCTACAAGGACACCCAGCTCCCGCCGAGCTACACGCCGTTCGGCAAGGTGACGGGCGGCCTCGACGTCGTGCAGAACATCGCTTCGGGTGGTGTGCAGGGCGGCGGCGCCGACGGCGCGCCGGTGGCCGACATGGTGCTCAACTCGGTGACGACGGCCAAGGGTTGA